A genomic stretch from Styela clava chromosome 5, kaStyClav1.hap1.2, whole genome shotgun sequence includes:
- the LOC144422826 gene encoding uncharacterized protein LOC144422826, producing the protein MSVTSNNPTSVVLQCLEYIEMEYPGYLEIYTDGSKSATRRGAVFFIPDCDVSNKFRLDSLATSYCTELYAIYRSLIWISQNRSSKVLILCDCLSALESIQNIWDVKHLLSTKIQLLHSIICHTTDIKFLWIPAHIGINGNEAVDRLAKDGANGIVINAVLQRSLKEAKTLCKQACLAKWNLTY; encoded by the coding sequence ATGTCTGTTACATCCAACAATCCTACTAGTGTTGTGTTACAATGTTTGGAGTATATTGAAATGGAATATCCAGGCTATCTGGAGATCTATACTGACGGTTCAAAATCTGCAACTCGCCGTGGTGCTGTCTTTTTTATTCCAGATTGTGACGTTTCGAATAAATTCCGCCTCGATTCATTGGCTACTTCCTACTGTACGGAATTATATGCCATATATCGAAGTTTGATATGGATATCACAAAATAGGTCTTCAAAAGTATTAATATTGTGCGATTGTCTTTCTGCATTGGAAAGCATACAGAATATTTGGGATGTTAAACATCTTTTATCGACAAAAATACAACTACTTCATTCTATCATTTGTCACACGACTGATATCAAGTTTCTGTGGATACCAGCACATATTGGAATTAACGGTAATGAGGCAGTGGATCGACTGGCGAAAGACGGAGCAAATGGAATTGTCATCAATGCTGTTCTCCAACGGTCATTGAAGGAAGCTAAGACATTGTGCAAGCAAGCATGTCTTGCAAAATGGAATTTAACATACTAA